The Streptomyces sp. NBC_00335 DNA window GGACCGCTGGGACCGCCGGCGCACGATGTGGGTCGCGGACGCCGCACGCGCGGTGCTCCTCGCGATACCGGTGGCAGCGGCCGCGCTCGACATGCTGAGCATTCCACTGCTCGCGGTCGTCGGCTTCCTGCTCGGCCTCGGCGGGCTCTTCTTCGACACGGCCGCCACGGCCTATCTGCCGGATCTGCTCGGCCGTGACCCCGCGCTCCTGGAGCGCGCCAACTCCCGCCTGCGCGGCGCCCAGACCGCCGCGTCCGGCTTCGCCGGGCCGCCCGCGGGCAGTGCGCTGCTCGCGCTGGGGCGGGCGGTTCCGCTGCTCGCCGACGCGGTGTCGTTCGCGGTCTCCGCACTGCTCGTACGGTCGCTGCCCGCCGTGCCCCGGCCCGCACCGCAGGCCCGCGAGTCGCTGCTGCGGCAGGCCCGGGCCGGGGCCTCGTACGTCTTCAAGGACCAGCTGCTGCTCGGGCTCGCACTGCGCCCGGCGGTCGGCAACATCGCGTTCCTCGCCGTGGAGACCGTGCTCGCCCTCTTCGCCCACGACCGTCTCGGCATCGGCGCCTTCGGCTTCGGCCTGCTCCTCACGGCGGAGGCCACCGGCGGCCTGCTCGGCGCGGGCATCGCCTCCTTCCTCGGCCGGCGCCTCGGCACCGGCACCGCGCTGACCTGCACGGCCGCGGTCGAGGGGCTGGCCATCCTGGGACTCGCCACCGCCACGAACCCGTACGTGGCCGGCCTCGCGCTCGCCGTCTGCGGGGCGGGCATGGGCGCCACGATGGTGCTCGCACCCTCCCTGAGGCAGACGATCGTCCCCGCCCACCTGATGGGCCGGGTCGCCTCCACCTCCCGCATGCTCGCCATGTGCGCCGCCCCGTTCGGCGCCTTCCTCGGCGGCTGGCTGGCCACCGTGTACGACGTGCGCACCCCGCTCTACGCCGCCTCCGGCCTCCTGCTCGCCATGACCGCCGTCACGGCGACCATGACCAGCAACCGCCGGGTCGAGGCGGCGCTGCGCGCAACCGCCGCGACCGGCACGCCGGATCACCAGGACTCCGAGGAGCAGAGCAAGGCAGTACACGGGTAGTCCACGGGTAGTCCGCACCCCGCCCGTAGGCGGCGGGGTACGGGACCGGGTCCCGGGGCGGGTACGAACCTGCCCCGGGACCCAGTGGGTCCCGGGGCAGGCGCATCCGGGGGGGGCGGGCCTCCGGGGGCAGTGCCCCGGAGGCGGTGGCCGTCAGGCCCGGCCCGTGCGCTTCGCGGAATAGTTCGCGCGGCCCTCCGCCGAGCGGAGCCGCCAGTCGCGCCTGATCTCCGCCCGGAGCCGTGCGTCGGTCTTCGCGACGATCCGCTGGTTCTCCCGCAGCAGCTTGCGGTAGCTCTCCAGCCGCCGCTCGGCCAGCTCCCCGGAGTCCACCGCGGCCCGCACCCCGCACCCCGGCTCCGCCTCGTGCGCGCAGTCGTGGAAACGGCAGCGCTCCGCGTACTCCTCGATCTCCGAGAAGACCTGCCCGACTCCGGCCTCCGCGTCGAAGAGCCCGACGCCGCGCAGCCCGGGGGTGTCGATGAGCACGCCGCCGCCGGGCAGCGCGAGCAGGTTGCGCGTCGTGGTGGTGTGGCGGCCCTTGCCGTCGACGTCGCGCGCCGCCTGGACCTCCATCACTTCCTCCCCCAACAGGGCGTTGGCCAGCGTGGACTTGCCCGCGCCGGAGATCCCGAGGAGCACGCTCGTACCGCCCCCGACCACCGCGGCGAGCACGTCCGTGCCCTCCCCGGTCACCGAGGAGACCGTGAGGACCGTGACCCCGGGGGCCGTCGCCTCCACGTCCTCGACGAGGTGTCCGAGGGTGACCGGGTCCGGGACCAGGTCCGCCTTGGTCAGGACCACGAGGGGCTGCGCCCCCGATTCCCAGGCGAGCGCGAGGAACCGCTCGATGCGGCCGAGGTCCAGTTCGACGGCCAGGGACACCGCGATGATCGCGTGGTCCACGTTCGAGGCGAGGATCTGCCCCTCGGACCGCTGGGAGGAGGTGGACCGTACGAAGGCGGTCCGGCGCGGCAGGTACGTCTTCACGTAGCGCGGGTTGCCGTGCGCCTCCAGCACCGCCCAGTCGCCGGTGCAGATGACCCGGAGCGGGTCGTGCGGGGTGACGAAGGCGGTGTCGGCGCGGACGATGCCGTCCGCGGTCATGACATCGCACTGGCCGCGGTCGACCCGTACCACCCGGCCGGGCAGCAGGCCCTGATCCGCGTACGGGGCGAACTCGGCCGCCCACGCGTCGTCCCAGCCGTAGGGGGTGAGGGCGTGCGAGAGAGAAGCCTGCGGGAAAGAAGAGAAAGACAAGGGAAACCCTTCACAGGGTGGCCCCGGCGGTGCGCGCCGCTACCGGGCGCGAAAGGGGTTCGAGGTCAGCCGGAGACCACAGAAGTGACATTGATGGTCTTCTGAGTGCGGGCAACGCCCTGCGCCATGACAGTCATCAATGAACTCACCTCCGGGTCTGCATACGTGCTGACGAACCGTCCCGCACCGATCAGGCGGGAACGACCCCACCGTAACAAGCACCCTCAGGCGTGCGCCACTTCTTTTACGGGGCGTCCTGAAGCCGGGTTTCGAACTTACCGCCGGTCAGGCCCGGCCGAAGAAATCGGCAGTCAAGTCGGCTACAGAACATAAGCTGTTCCGATGGAGACCAGCAGAACCGCAGATTCTGAGACGATTTACGAGACGCAGTGCACCGTAGCCGCCGCGTCGCGGAACACGTCGACGACCGAGACCGCCCCCGACACCCGGCAACGGATCCTGCGGGTCTCCATGGAGCTGTTCGCGGTCCACGGGTTCCACGAGACCTCGCTGCGGGAGATCGCCGAACGGGTGGGCGTCTCCAAGCCGGCGGTGCTCTACCACTTCCCCGGAAAGGCCGACATCCTCGGCGCCCTGGTCGAGCCGATGCTCCGCGATCTGGCGGCCGCCCTGGCCCGCGCCGCCGCGTCGGCGCGTCCCGGTGGATCCGGCGCGGCGGGCGGCTCCGGTTCCGGTGCCGAGCGTGCGCGGTGGGCCGCCATCGAGGGGGTCCTCGACGTCTGGCTGCAGCACCGCCACCTGCTCCGGCTGAACCTGCAGGACATGGCCCTGGCCACCCCCGGACCGGCCTTCGCCCGCCTGCGCGACGCCACGCTCCGGGCGAACTCCCTGGTCGCGGGGGCGGAGCCCGGCTTCGCGGAGCGGGTGCGCGCCGCCCAGGCCGTCGCCATGCTCTCCGACCCGGTGGTGCTCTTCGCCGACGCCCCCGTCCCCGCGCTGCGCGAGGCCGTGCTGGACGGCGTACGGCGCCTGCTGGACGGGCCCGCCGAGCCCGCTCCCCCGACCGCACGGCCCGTACCGGGAGGCCGGCGCGGGCGGCCCGCCGCCATGAGCCCCGCCATGATCGAGGCCGCCCGCCGGATGCACGCGGCGGGCAGCGGGGCCACCGCGATCGCCGCCGCCCTCGGGGTCTCCCGGGCCACGGTCTACCGGCACCTGCCCCAGGAGGAAGCCCCCGGGTGACGGGCCCGGACCGGATCGGCCGGCCAACCACGGCAGCGCCGCCGCCGGTGTCCGATTCGTTCAAGACCGGCCCGGCCGGGCGTGCCTAGGGTGAGTCCATGACTCCCCGACTCGACATGATCGGCATCATCGTCTCCGACATGGCCGCATCGCTCGCCTTCTACCGCCGTCTCGGCATCGACGTGCCCGCCGAGGCCGACTCCCAGCCGCACGTCGAAGCCGTCCTGCCGGGCGGGCAGCGGATCGGTTTCGACACGGAGGAGGTCATCCGCTCCTTCGACCCGTCCTGGACCCGCCCCACGAGCGACGGCCGGGTGGGGCTCGCCTTCCTCTGCGACTCCCCCGCCGAGGTGGACTCGCTGTACGCGGAGCTGACGGAGGCCGGGAACACGGGCCACCTGAAGCCCTGGGACGCCTTCTGGGGGCAGCGCTACGCCGTGGTCCTGGACCCGGACGGCTCCGGGGTCTCCCTCTTCGCACCGGCGGACCCGGCGGACGGCCCCTCCGCCACCGGCCCCGCCGCGTAGGCCCCCGGCGTGGTCCCCGCCAGGGCGCGCACCTCGCGGCTGTAGTGGGCCTGGTCGGCGTATCCGGCCGCCGCGGCCACCGCCGCCTGCGGCAGCCCGCGCCGGGTCAGCGCGAGGGCCCGCTGGAGGCGCAGGATCCGCCCCAGCGTGCGGGGGCCGTAGCCGAAGGCGTCGAGGGAGCGCCGGTGCAGCTGCCGCTCCCCGAGGCCGACCGCCCCCGCCACGGCGGCCACCCCCTGCCCGGCGCGCAGCCGGGCCGTCACCTCCGTGACGACGGGGTCCGGGGGGCCGCCCTCGGCCGTGCGGAGCCGGGCCAGCTCTTCCAGTCCCTCGCGGGGATCCCCGTACGCGGCCACGAGCGCGGTGAGGCGCCGTACCTCGGCGGCGGGCCACAGGTCCGCCAGCTCGACCCGCCGGTCCCGCAGGACCCGGGCCGGTACGCCGAGCAGCGCGGGCGCCGTGCCGGGGGCCAGCCGGATCCCGGCGAAGCCCGAGCCCGGTACCTCTCCGGAGGGGTGCGCGGCGGTGTCGGGCCCGGCGACCAGGAGCCGTCCGTCCACCCACAGCAGGTCCATGCACCCGTCGGGCAGCACCAGGCCGGCGCCGGTGCCGCCGGCCCGCCAGAGCACGGCTCCGGCGACCGTCCGGGACGGCCGTTCCTCGTACGGCGCCTCGCCCCGTGGCCCGTCCCGCACTTCGTCCCGTGCCCCGTCCCGTGCCCCGTGCCGTGCTTCGTGCCGTGCCTCGTGCCCCGAGCCGGGCACGGCGTCGTCCGCGCTGTCCGCCACGGACACCACGCTACGGCGGCGGTCAGTGCTTGCGCAGGCGGGAGTGGTAGTCCTCGGGGGGCAGGAACTTCGACCAGCGCTCCGGGAACTCCGAGGGCATGCCCCCGTCCTCCTCGCCGTCGTCGTCCTCCGACTCCCCCTCGGCCATGGCCCGCCAGGCGGCGGCCCGGGCCACGAGCTGGGCGGCCTCGGCCTCGCGGACCCGCTCGTTCGCCTCGCGGGCGGCCGCGGTGGCCACCGAGGGCCAGACCCGGTCGATCGCGGCGTTGACGGCGGCCCCGACGAGGACGGCGAAGGCGGAGATGCCGATCCACAGCAGGATCGCCACGGGGGCGGCCAGCGATCCGTAGATGGTCGGGCCCTCCACCGTGTTGGTGAGGTAGATCCGCAGCAGGAACGAGCCGAGCACCCACATGGCGAGGGCGACCAGCGCGCCGGGCACGTCCTCGATCCAGGGCGAGCGGACCGGGACGGAGACGTGGTAGAGCGTGGTCAGGAAGGCGATGGAGAGCAGCGTGACGACGGGCCAGTACATGACCGCGATCACCTCCGTGCTCCAGGGCACCAGCCGCACCACCGCGTCCGGGCCGACCACCATCAGCGGCAGCACGATGGCGCCGATCAGCAGGGCGGCGATGTAGAGGACGAAGGCGAGCAGCCGGGTCTTGACGATGCCGCGGTGTCCGTCGAGCCCGTACATGACGGTGATGGTGTCGATGAAGACGTTGACGGCGCGCGAGCCCGACCAGAGGGCGAAGGCGAACCCGAGGGAGATGAGGTCGGGCCGGCCCCGGCCGGTGACATCGTCGAGCATCGGTTTGGCGATGTCGTTGACGCCCCGGTCGGACAGGATGGTGCCGACGGCCCGCAGGATGTTCTCCTCGATGCTGGCGACGGTCGTGCCGCCCGACCAGCCGTCGACGTAGCCGAGGAGTCCCAGCAGGCCCAGGAAGAGCGGGGGCAGCGAGAGCAGGGTGAAGAAGGCCGCCTCGGCGGCGAGTCCGAGGATCCGGTACTCGATGCACGAGTTCACGGTGTCTTTGAGCAGCAGCCACGCCATCTTGCGCTTGGAGACGTTGCGGTAGAGGGCGCGGGCCCGGTGGAGGCGTCCCGGAATCCGCTCGGGTGTTTCTTTCGCGTGCTGCACGTCCTTACGGTATCGGCATGGCAGCCACCACCCACACAGTCAGCAATCAGGCCCCGCCCCTCGTGGGCCACGACGTCTACGGCAGCGACCGGGTGCTGAGCGAGGGGGTCGAACGGCACCTCGCGGACTCCGCGCCCGAACTGGCCTCGGAGGTAAGGGAAGAGCTCGGCGATCTCGGGCGCGCGGCGGGGTCCCGGCAGGCGCAGGACTGGGGCGCGCAGGCGAACGAGAATCCGCCGAAGCTGCGGACGCACGACCGGTACGGCAACCGGATCGACGAGGTGGAGTTCCATCCCTCCTGGCACCGGCTGCTCGGGCACGCCGTGGGCTCCGGGCTGACCGACGCGTGGGGGCGGCCTGCGGGGCACCTGCGGCGGGCGGCCGGGTTCTTCGTGTGGTCGCAGGCCGAGGCGGGGCACGGGTGCCCGGTCTCGATGACGCACGCGGCGGTTCCGGCGCTGCGGACCGATCCGGAGCTGGCGGCCGAATGGGAGCCGCGGCTGACCTCGCACGTGTACGAGGAGGGGCTGCGGCCGGCCGGGCAGAAGGCCGGGGTGCTCTTCGGGATGGGCATGACGGAGAAGCAGGGCGGCAGCGACGTCCGGGCGAACACGACGGCGGCCGTGCCGCTGGACGCCTCGGGCGAGTACCTGCTGACGGGGCACAAGTGGTTCTGCTCGGCGCCGATGTGCGACGGGTTCCTCGTACTGGCCCAGGCGCCGGGCGGGCTGACCTGCTTCCTGGTGCCGCGGGTGCTGCCGGACGGGACGCGCAACGTCTTCGCGATCCAGCGGCTGAAGGACAAGCTGGGCAACCGGTCGAACGCGTCGAGCGAGGTGGAGTTCGACGGGACGTGGGCGCGGCGGGTGGGCGAGGAGGGCCGGGGGGTGCGGACCATCATCGAGATGGTCGCGGCGACCCGGCTGGACTGCGTGATCGGTTCGGCCTCGCTGATGCGGCAGGCGCTGACGCAGGCCGCTCACCATGCGGAGCACCGCTCTGCTTTCGGAGCGCCGCTCATCGATCAGCCGCTGATGCGGAACGTGCTCGCCGACCTCGCCCTGGAGTCGGAGGCGGCCACCACCCTCACGCTGCGCCTCGCGGCCGCGTACGACGCCGTCCAGAGCACCGGCAACGAGCAGGAACGGGCCTTCCTGCGCATCGCGGTGCCCGCCGCGAAGTACTGGGTGACCAAGCGCTGTACGCCGATGGTGGCGGAGGCGCTGGAGTGTCTGGGCGGAAACGGCTACGTCGAGGAGTCCGGGATGCCCCGGCTGCTGCGCGAGTCCCCGCTGAACTCCATCTGGGAGGGATCGGGCAACGTCCAGGCCCTCGACGTGCTGCGCGCCCTGCAGCGCGAGCCGCAGGCGCTGAACGCCTTCCTCCAGGAGGTCGGGCTGGCGCGCGGAGCCGACCACCGGCTGGATTCGGCCATCAAGAACCTGCTGACCGAGCTCGCGGACCTGGAGGGCATCGAGGCGCGTGCCCGGCGGGTCGTGGAGCGGATGGCCTTGGTGCTGCAGGGATCCCTACTGGTCCGCTGGGCCCCGCCGGAGGTGGCCGACGCCTTCTGCGCCTCGCGCCTGGGCGGTGACTGGGGTGCGGCCTTCGGCACGCTGCCCCACACTCTTGATCTGGGATCCGTGGTGGAACGGGCCCGGATCGCGGACTGAGAGAGGGCCCCAACCCTCCGCTCGCCGTCTGACGGAAGGCCCCAACCTTCCGAAGCAGAACCGCCCGGCGACATCCGGGCCCGTTGACCTGGAACAGGGATGGCGCCGCGCCGACTCGGCACCACCCCTGATCCGAGAAGCCCCGAGGAAGGAGCTGTCACGTCGCTCGGCGACGTCCGTACAGTTTCGATCGGGCGACCGGGACTTGGCGAGAGTTGCAAGACGTTGCAACCTTTGACTTGGAACCGCCCTCCGGGCGCACCGGTCCGCCCCCGGAAGTGGCGCGCACCGGACGGCCCGCCGGGCGGAAGCCGTCGTACGTCTGTTTTGCACGGGGAGGTTCCGGTGGCCCAGACCACAGGTGGCGCGGTCGATGCGGCACGCATCTCGGCCATGGACGCGCGGGAGGCCGCGCGTCTGCTCAAGGGGGTACGGGCGGCCGCGCTGGCCGGGGACCGGCCGCCGGCCGCGCCGCGCCCGGAGATCGCCGAGTCCTGGCGCCGGATGATGGCGGGCGGGGTCCACCCGGACCGCGACAGCCGTTCGCGGATGCTCTCGCTCGCCGAGACCGAGGAGCGCCGCCAGACCTCTCCGCTACGGGACCTGCTGCCCGTCCTGCGCGAAGGGCTGCTGCCCTCGCTGGACGAGGCCCTGCACATCATGGTCGTCGCCGACGCCGACGGGCGGCTGCTGTGGCGGGAGGGCCACTCCTCGATCCTGCGCAACGCGGACCGGCTCGGCTTCGGGGTGGGCGCCGACTGGGACGAGTCGGTGGTCGGCACCAACGGGGTCGGCACCGCCCTGGTGGCCCGCAGACCGGTCCAGGTGTTCTCGGCGGAGCACTTCGTCTCCAGCCACCACGACTGGACCTGCGCCGGAGCCCCCGTCCGGGACCCCCGCGACGGCTCCCTGCTCGGGGTGCTCGACGTCAGCGGGCCGCTGGCCACCATGCACCCGGCGACCCTGGCGTGGGTGAGCTCGGTGGCCCGGCTCGCGGAGCGGGAGCTGCGGATACGGCACCTGGAGTCGCTGGAGCGGCTGCGGTCGGTGGCGGCCCCGCTGCTGGCCCGGATGCCGGGGCGGGCGCTGGCCGTGGACGGCAACGGCTGGGCGGCGGCGGTCACGGGCCTCGCACCGGTCGACCGGATCCCGCTGCCGAAGTCCTTCGGGCCCGGCCGGGTGTGGGTGCCGCAGCTCGGCGACTGCCTGGTGGAGCCGCTGCCGGGCGGCTGGCTGCTGAACGTCGCCGAGGCCCGTAGCGGCGCCGGGGCGGCCGCCCGCGTCGTCCTCGACCTCAGCCGGCCGGGGGCCTGGCGGGCCACCGTCTACGGGGCCGCGGGGAGCTGGTCGCAGGAGCTGAGCCCGCGCCACGCGGAGCTGCTGTTCCTGCTGGCGGAGTCCCCGCGGGGGCGCTCGGCGGCGGAGCTCTCGCAGGAACTGTTCGGGGACCCGACGCGCACGGTGACGGTCCGCGCGGAGATCTCCCGGGTGCGCCGCAACCTCGGCGGCGTGCTCGCCCACCGCCCGTACCGCTTCGCGCACGACGTGGAGGTGGAGCTGATCCGCCCCGCGAACCCGGCCTCGCTCCTGCCGCACTCCACGGCCCCCGCGGTGATCAGCGCCCGGCTGGGCCCGGCCGGTGGCGGCATGATTCCCTGAAGTCCATGAGCACCATCACACTGACCACTTGGTCCCTGGAAATGACCGCACCGTCCGACCTCGTCCCGGCGGCCGTGCCGGGCCCCGAGATCCGGATCGTGCGGTCCGAGGTCCCCTCCCCCGAGTTCAGCCGGTTCCTCTACGCCTCGGTGGGCGGCGACATCCACTGGACGGACCGGCTCGCGCTGACCCGCGCGCAGTGGGTGGAGCAGCTGGACCGTCCCGGCGTGGAGACGTGGGTGGCGTACGACCGGGGCACCCCCGCGGGGTACGTGGAACTCGACCCGCAGCCCGACGGTGTGGTGGAGATCATGTACTTCGGCCTGATCCCCGATTTCCGGGGGCGGCGCATCGGCGGCCACCTGCTGACCGTGGGCATCGAGCGGGCCTGGTCCCTGGCCGAGCGCTGGCCGGAGCTGGCCCCTACGCGGCGCGTCTGGCTGCACACGTGCAGCGACGACGGCCCGACCGCCATGGCGAACTACCTCAGGCGCGGCTTCAAGGTCTTCAAGGAGGAGACGGAGGAGAAGGAGTCCGCTCCGACCCCCGGCCCCTGGCCTGGCGCGTAACCCTGCGGGGCGATTCCCTACCCGCCCTTCGCCCGTTCCCCGGACCCCGCCCGGACCTGGTCCTCAAACGCCGGACGGGCTGGAAATCGCGCTGCGCCGCATCATCCAGCCTCGCCGGCGTTTGAGGCGCGGGGTCTGGGGCGGAGCCCCAGGGAACGGGCGAAGGGCGGGTAGGGGACGAGCCCCGCGCAGCGGTGTGGCCGACGGGGTCAGAGAGGCCCAGGGGGTGACCCCCGTCACCGGGATCTTGCGATGCGAGACGAGTTCGTCCGGATAGTGGACAGTAGTGGACTCCTCCAATCGCCACATGCCACGCTTCCCCCCATGAACGGAGCTGGAATTGCCTTGGTGAGTCGGCGGCACGTCGACCTCGGCCGCATGTCCAGCGCCATCTGTCCGGCGCGCTGACGCACAGCACCGCCGCGACAGCGCCCCGCACCGACGTCGCCGCGGAAGCGAACACACCGCCCGCCTCGTCACCACCGCAGTCCCCTGTAGGCCGGTCGTCGCCCCAAAAAGGCGGCGAATCAGCCACATCCGCTCCACGCGCGCCAGGGGTCACGCCGCCGCTCCCCCTGCCCCTGCCTCGAGCCGCCGAAGAAGGACGTACCGCCATGGCCGCCACCCCCGATACGACCGCAGCCGCCGCACCCGCCGCCGCCGCGCGCCGCAAGACCGGCCGTCACCGCGGTGAGGGCCAGTGGGCCGTCGGCCACCACACGCCCCTCAACGGCAACGAGCAGTTCAAGAAGGACGACGACGGTCTCAATGTGCGGGCGCGCATCGAGAACATCTACTCCAAGGCGGGCTTCGACTCGATCGACCCCAACGACTTGCGCGGCCGTATGCGCTGGTGGGGCCTCTACACCCAGCGCAAGCCCGGGATCGACGGCGGCAAGACCGCGATCCTGGAGCCGGAGGAGCTGGACGACAAGTACTTCATGCTGCGCGTCCGCATCGACGGCGGCCGGCTGACCACCGAGCAGCTGCGCGTCATCGGCGAGATCTCCGAGGAGTTCGCCCGTGGCACCGCCGACCTCACGGACCGGCAGAACGTGCAGTACCACTGGATCCGCATCGAGGACGTCCCGGAGATCTGGCGCCGTCTGGAGGCCGTCGGCCTCTCGACCACCGAGGCCTGCGGTGACACCCCCCGCGTGATCCTGGGCTCGCCCGTCGCCGGCATCGCGCTGGACGAGATCATCGACGGCACCCCCGCCATCGACGAGATCTACGCCCGCATCGTGGGCAACCCCGCCTTCTCGAACCTGCCCCGCAAGTTCAAGTCCGCGATCTCCGGCTCGCCGCTGCTCGACGTGGCGCACGAGATCAACGACATCGCCTTCGTGGGCGTGAACCACCCCGAGCACGGCCCCGGCTTCGACGTCTGGGTCGGCGGCGGCCTCTCCACCAACCCGAAGCTGGGTGTGCGCCTGGGCACCTGGGTCTCGCTCGACGAGGTCCCGGACATCTACGAGGGCGTCATCTCGATCTTCCGCGACTACGGCTACCGCCGGCTGCGCACCCGCGCCCGCCTGAAGTTCCTCGTCGCAGACTGGGGCCCGGCCAAGTTCCGCCAGGTCCTGGAGGACGAGTACCTGAAGCGCAAGCTGACCGACGGCCCCGCGCCCGAGCAGCCCACCGGCCAGTGGCGCGACCACGTCGGCGTGCACCAGCAGCAGGACGGCAAGTTCTACGTCGGCTTCGCGCCCCGCGTGGGCCGCGTCGACGGCGCCACCCTGACGAAGATCGCCGCCGTCGCCGAGCAGCACGGCTCCGGCCGGCTGCGCACCACCGCCGAGCAGAAGATGATCGTGCTCGACATCGAGGCGGGCCAGGTCGACTCGGTCGTGGCGGCCTTGGAGGCGCTGGACCTGCGGGTCAACCCGTCCCCGTTCCGCCGCGGCACGATGGCCTGCACCGGCATCGAGTTCTGCAAGCTGGCCATCGTCGAGACGAAGGCGCGCGGCGCCTCGCTGATCGACGAACTGGAGCGCCGCCTGCCGGAGTTCGCCGAGCCGCTCACCATCAACATCAACGGCTGCCCGAACGCCTGCGCCCGTATCCAGGTCGCGGACATCGGTCTCAAGGGCCAGCTGGTCCTGGACGACGAGGGCAACCAGGTCGAGGGCTACCAGGTCCACCTGGGCGGCGCACTCGGACTGGAGGCCGGATTCGGCCGCAAGGTCCGCGGTCTCAAGGTCACCTCGGCCGGTCTGCCCGACTACGTCGAGCGGGTCGTCTCGCGCTTCGAGGACCAGCGCGAGGACGGCGAGCG harbors:
- a CDS encoding nitrite/sulfite reductase encodes the protein MAATPDTTAAAAPAAAARRKTGRHRGEGQWAVGHHTPLNGNEQFKKDDDGLNVRARIENIYSKAGFDSIDPNDLRGRMRWWGLYTQRKPGIDGGKTAILEPEELDDKYFMLRVRIDGGRLTTEQLRVIGEISEEFARGTADLTDRQNVQYHWIRIEDVPEIWRRLEAVGLSTTEACGDTPRVILGSPVAGIALDEIIDGTPAIDEIYARIVGNPAFSNLPRKFKSAISGSPLLDVAHEINDIAFVGVNHPEHGPGFDVWVGGGLSTNPKLGVRLGTWVSLDEVPDIYEGVISIFRDYGYRRLRTRARLKFLVADWGPAKFRQVLEDEYLKRKLTDGPAPEQPTGQWRDHVGVHQQQDGKFYVGFAPRVGRVDGATLTKIAAVAEQHGSGRLRTTAEQKMIVLDIEAGQVDSVVAALEALDLRVNPSPFRRGTMACTGIEFCKLAIVETKARGASLIDELERRLPEFAEPLTININGCPNACARIQVADIGLKGQLVLDDEGNQVEGYQVHLGGALGLEAGFGRKVRGLKVTSAGLPDYVERVVSRFEDQREDGERFASWVTRAKDEDLS